A genomic region of Desulfovibrio aminophilus contains the following coding sequences:
- a CDS encoding type II asparaginase, whose protein sequence is MRKAVLSWLFALVFLCSAALALAADKKPGVTIYATGGTIAGSAESSTDTTTYQSGVLGVDVLIKAVPQLKDMADVSGVQIAKLNSPDVSQAVLLRLSKEIDKKLAEKGANGVVVTHGTDTLEETAFFLDLTIKSKKPVVIVGAMRPATAISADGPMNLLQAVSAAVDKNAEGRGVLVVMNDRIGSAFYITKTNATTPDTFKAAEQGFLGAFVGDKAKFYYEPATPVNKPHFDVSKLDSLPKVVILYSYQDEDVALLDAAVANGAEGIVFAGTGNGSLSKGMEDKVVELMRRGIPVVRSTRTGSGWVSDIDKGIPSGCFNAQKSRILLTLALAEGAGMDKIKRYFGM, encoded by the coding sequence ATGAGAAAAGCAGTCCTGTCCTGGCTTTTCGCCCTGGTCTTCCTGTGTAGCGCGGCCCTCGCCCTGGCGGCGGACAAGAAGCCGGGAGTGACCATCTACGCCACCGGCGGCACCATCGCCGGAAGCGCCGAGAGCAGCACGGACACCACCACCTACCAGTCCGGCGTGCTCGGAGTGGATGTGCTCATCAAGGCCGTGCCGCAGTTGAAGGACATGGCGGACGTCTCGGGCGTGCAGATCGCCAAGCTGAACAGCCCGGACGTGAGCCAGGCCGTCCTGCTGCGGCTCTCCAAGGAGATCGACAAGAAGCTGGCCGAGAAGGGCGCCAACGGCGTGGTCGTGACCCACGGCACCGACACCCTTGAGGAGACCGCGTTCTTCCTCGACCTGACCATCAAGAGCAAGAAGCCGGTGGTCATCGTCGGGGCCATGCGCCCGGCCACGGCCATCAGCGCCGACGGCCCGATGAACCTGCTGCAGGCCGTGAGCGCGGCGGTGGACAAGAACGCCGAGGGTCGCGGCGTGCTCGTGGTGATGAACGACCGGATCGGCTCGGCCTTCTACATCACGAAGACCAACGCCACCACGCCCGACACCTTCAAGGCCGCCGAGCAGGGCTTCCTGGGCGCCTTCGTGGGCGACAAGGCGAAGTTCTACTACGAGCCCGCCACGCCGGTGAACAAGCCGCATTTCGACGTGTCCAAGCTCGACAGCCTGCCCAAGGTCGTCATCCTCTACAGCTATCAGGACGAGGACGTGGCCCTGCTCGACGCGGCCGTGGCCAACGGTGCCGAGGGCATCGTCTTCGCGGGCACGGGCAACGGCTCCCTGTCCAAGGGCATGGAAGACAAGGTCGTTGAATTGATGCGGCGCGGCATCCCCGTGGTCCGCTCCACCCGGACCGGCTCGGGCTGGGTTTCGGACATCGACAAGGGCATCCCCTCCGGCTGCTTCAACGCCCAGAAGTCCCGCATCCTGCTGACCCTGGCCCTGGCCGAGGGCGCGGGCATGGACAAGATCAAGCGGTACTTCGGCATGTAA
- a CDS encoding glycosyltransferase family 2 protein, which produces MEHEHFRPESCSGAGDFRLTAALTVWNEADIIEACVRNLFAEGCDEVVFLDNGSADDTVALAEGAGARCLGVFHTEGFNDAERRDRLCAIAKEMSAASGAPSWWLFLDADEFPTGPGRLTVREYLAAQPEAVRCVGSYWVNHFPGLRPQNLPGFHPADLQPLAGLRRPATPFCIWGRYCPQEHAKHQLVRYDPGRPVPEVGLGFHSVTCAEPLVEPQGGILTHHFQFRAPEQTLSRLLNLTRPNGKGFSRHAPPHVWEAWRRGELATSRHQYNHRVAVAEAMYDPARQGAVLGYRPEDWRALLSGPDGHAGISRWYGEGELREAVAAALSPEEHAVWLADRIGRVAAEGPEFLLAEAARLVASGDRAGAVHCCKVLSRRHPRSAQARQALELMAGAAIGSPMP; this is translated from the coding sequence ATGGAGCACGAGCATTTCCGCCCCGAGTCCTGTTCCGGGGCCGGGGACTTCCGGCTGACGGCCGCGCTCACGGTGTGGAACGAGGCCGACATCATCGAGGCCTGCGTCAGAAATCTGTTCGCCGAGGGCTGCGACGAGGTCGTGTTTCTGGACAACGGCAGCGCGGACGACACCGTGGCCCTGGCCGAGGGGGCTGGCGCGCGCTGCCTGGGCGTCTTCCACACCGAGGGGTTCAACGACGCGGAGCGCCGCGACCGGCTCTGCGCCATAGCCAAGGAGATGAGCGCCGCGTCGGGCGCGCCGTCCTGGTGGCTCTTCCTCGACGCCGACGAGTTCCCCACCGGCCCGGGCCGCCTCACGGTGCGGGAATACCTGGCCGCCCAGCCCGAGGCGGTCCGCTGCGTGGGCTCATACTGGGTCAACCATTTCCCTGGGCTCCGGCCGCAGAACCTGCCGGGCTTCCACCCGGCGGACCTCCAGCCCCTGGCCGGGCTCCGGCGGCCCGCCACGCCGTTCTGCATCTGGGGCCGATATTGCCCCCAGGAGCACGCCAAGCACCAGCTCGTGCGCTACGATCCCGGCCGCCCGGTTCCCGAGGTTGGCCTGGGCTTCCACTCCGTCACCTGCGCGGAACCGCTGGTCGAGCCCCAGGGCGGCATCCTCACGCACCATTTCCAGTTCCGCGCGCCGGAGCAGACCCTGTCCCGGCTGCTCAACCTGACCCGGCCCAACGGCAAGGGGTTTTCGCGCCACGCGCCCCCGCATGTCTGGGAGGCCTGGCGCAGGGGCGAGCTGGCCACTTCCCGGCACCAGTACAACCACCGCGTGGCCGTGGCCGAGGCCATGTACGACCCCGCCCGGCAGGGGGCCGTTCTCGGCTATCGGCCGGAGGACTGGCGCGCGCTGCTCTCCGGGCCCGACGGCCATGCCGGGATCAGCCGCTGGTATGGCGAGGGGGAATTGCGCGAGGCGGTGGCCGCCGCGCTGTCGCCGGAAGAGCATGCGGTCTGGCTCGCCGACCGGATCGGCCGCGTGGCCGCCGAGGGGCCTGAATTCCTGCTGGCCGAGGCCGCGCGGCTCGTGGCCTCCGGCGATCGCGCCGGGGCCGTTCATTGCTGCAAGGTGCTCTCCCGCCGCCATCCCCGCAGCGCCCAGGCGCGGCAGGCCCTGGAACTCATGGCCGGGGCCGCGATCGGTTCGCCCATGCCGTGA